Genomic segment of Rhodococcus rhodochrous:
TGCGCATCGACGGTGACAGCCGTGTCTTCAGCACGCTCGCGGATCCGCCGCTCCCCGTCGGCTTCCCGTCGCTGCCCCAGACGCTGATGCCGAAGGTCGACGTCGCGACCTCCGATCGCAGCCTCGTCGACGTCTCCCGTGCCGTCGAACTCATTGCCGGACTCCAATCGCTCACCAGCCGTCCGCTCGACCCCGAATGGGTGACGATCGACGAAGCGCTTGCCTCGTCGGGACCGGCAGTGATCGTGGACGCGAACGGACTCCTCCCCGAAGCTCTGCAGTCGCAGCTGCCGCTCGTCCGCACCGAGGACCGCCGGTTCGAGGTCCGCAACGCCGACGGCGAGAGCACCAGCCTCACCTTCGGTACAGAGGTGGACTTCGCCTCGCTGCAGGTCGTGCGGGACGACGGACGCACCGTGCTGGTCGCCACGTCGACCGGCACTCCGGAGGAACTCGATCGGACGCTCGACTGGCTCTCCGCCGAGCCCGGTCGCTGGTTCGAACTCGAAGGCAGCGTGCTGTTCACGGCACCCGACCGCGAACCGATCTCCCTCATCGATCCCCGGAGCCAGGACGACGACCTCGACGCGCCGTCGTCGGGATCGGACAGCACGGTGACCGCGGTGGTCGTTGCGGGTGTCGTCCTGCTCGTCGTCGGCGCGGCCGGCGCGGTGGTGTGGTCGCGCACCCGGCGCCGCCCGCAGTCACGGTGAACACCATGACTGCGACAGTGGAGCAACCGTCGTTCACCGAACGGTTCTTCACGCGCGCGTTGCGGCACACCACCCGCCGGTGGATCGTGATCGTCGCCGCGACCGTGATCGCCTTCCACTCCACCTGGTTGCAGCTGATCGACGAGATCCGCGCGGGCACCACCGGCGGCTACGTCCTCATCGTGCCGCCGCTCGTCGCGATCGTCGCGATCGGCATCACGCGGCAACGCAGGAACGAGTTGCCGATCCACGACCGGCAGCCCGACATCATCACGGCGGTGCTCCTGCTGCTGATCGCGCTCGCGATCAAGGGGCTGCTGATGCCGCGCTACGCGACGAACTATCAGGTGATGCACCTCGACGTGCTCGCCGCGTGGGTGTTCGTGTGCGGGGCGTGCGTCGCGATGTTCGGCCTGCGCGTGACCGCGGCGTACTGGCAGGCGTGGGCGATGCTCTTCCTGAGCTCGCCCGTGCTCTATCGGATCGTGCTCGTCGAGTCCGGGGGCACGAAGCTCGCCGCGGGACAGGTCACGCTCGTGCTCGCCGCCACGGCCATCGGACTCGCGACGCGGCGCACCCGTGCCCGCGGATTCTTCTACGGCTCCGCGACATTCGTGACCGGACTTTTCGTGCTCATCCTGATCGATCAGCGGTGGCCGGACGCGTCCATCGCCGTGTCCCAGTACGTGCCGGCGGTGATCGCGACGCTGGTCGTCGGTGCCGGCGCCTATCTGTGGACCTACCGCGGGCTCGCCCCGCGCACGCTGCCGCCGAATCCGGTGTCGATTCCCCAGGCTGTGCGGGGAGCCCTGTGCATCGTGGTGGCCGCACTGCTCGCGGCGCTCGTGCCGCTGCCCGACCAGCGACTGACCCCCGTGTCGGAGGGACCGCCCTATTCGGGCACCGCCACACAGATCGTCCCACCCGGATGGGTGCAGTTGTCGTCCGTCGACTACGACTGGCCCCGTGCCTATTTCCGCCAGGGATCGGTCCTGCGCCGGCAGATGATCCGTGCGGAGGAACCGAATCCCGACTGGGACCGTCTGCTGCGCCCGCGCACCGTCGCCGTACAGACCCTGCAGGTCCGCAGCCCGAACGCATTCGCGGTCTACCCCACCGAGTCGATGTACGAACTCGGCATGTCGCGCGTGAGCCCCAAGGAGTACGTCGAGCTGGGGCACGGGGTGACCGCCGAATACTTCACCGTCGTCGACGACAACCTGCTCCTGACGTGGAGCCTGCTCAGCTTCGTGTGGGTCCGCAGCGACACCGTCGCCCAGCGGGTGAGCCTGTTGACGGTGGACAACCACGAACTCGACGCGCCGTTCCCGCAGCCCGAACCGAACACCGTCACCAATGCGCGCACGCTGCTGCGGGTGCTGTTGCGCGGCAACGGCACCGTCGAGGACACCGAACCCGAGTACAAGGACCGTTCCATGCTGATCGAAGTGGGTCGCGAACTCGTGGAGGCACAATGGCAGGGCGAGTGAACGTCGGCTCCGGGCACGATGTTCCACCCGAGGGCACCGCGGAGTTCGACGCCTACCGGACCGCGGCCCTGCACGAGGCGGTGCACGGACTCCGCGAACGGAGCCCCGTCTCGTCGGCGTCGGTCGCGTTCGTCCCGTGGCAGAAGTATCTCGGATTCGCGCTCGCCGC
This window contains:
- a CDS encoding archaeosortase/exosortase family protein; this encodes MTATVEQPSFTERFFTRALRHTTRRWIVIVAATVIAFHSTWLQLIDEIRAGTTGGYVLIVPPLVAIVAIGITRQRRNELPIHDRQPDIITAVLLLLIALAIKGLLMPRYATNYQVMHLDVLAAWVFVCGACVAMFGLRVTAAYWQAWAMLFLSSPVLYRIVLVESGGTKLAAGQVTLVLAATAIGLATRRTRARGFFYGSATFVTGLFVLILIDQRWPDASIAVSQYVPAVIATLVVGAGAYLWTYRGLAPRTLPPNPVSIPQAVRGALCIVVAALLAALVPLPDQRLTPVSEGPPYSGTATQIVPPGWVQLSSVDYDWPRAYFRQGSVLRRQMIRAEEPNPDWDRLLRPRTVAVQTLQVRSPNAFAVYPTESMYELGMSRVSPKEYVELGHGVTAEYFTVVDDNLLLTWSLLSFVWVRSDTVAQRVSLLTVDNHELDAPFPQPEPNTVTNARTLLRVLLRGNGTVEDTEPEYKDRSMLIEVGRELVEAQWQGE